TCTCCGAAGGAATCACCTGCTGAAGAAGACATTCCAGTTATTGCAAAAGAACCAGAACCAAGTTTCCTCGAAGATCAGGTCCATGATGGAGCTGATGAAGCACAGGATCCAGCCCCTCAGGAGCCTTTGGCTGCAGCTCCACAAGAATCTACAGAGGAGGAACCTGTCCCTGAGGAAGTTGCCTTTGCAGAGGCATCTCCAGATGAAACCACTGAAGAAGCTGCCCCAGCTGTTGCTATAGACAGTGAACAGCATGACTCGGACCTGGTCATTCCTTTAGATGCTTCAGAGGATGAAGCTCCAGAGGCAaatgcagaagaagaaactgtTGTTGCTGTAGAGAGTGAACTGCCTGACTCGATCCTGGTCATTCCTTTAGATGCTTCAGAGGATGAAGCTCCAGAGGAAaatgcagaagaagaaactgtTGTTGCTGTAGAGAGTGAACAGCATGACTCGATCCTGGTCATTCCTTTAGATGCTTCAGAGGATGAAGCTCCAGAGGAAaatgcagaagaagaaactgtTGTTGCTGTAGAGAGTGAACAGCATGACCCGATCCTGGTCATTCCTTTAGATGCTTCAGAGGATGAAGCTCCAGAGGAAaatgcagaagaagaaactgtTGTTGCTGTAGAGAGTGAACAGCATGACCCGATCCTGGTCATTCCTTTAGATGCTTCAGAGGATGAAGCTCCAGAGGCAaatgcagaagaagaaactgtTGTTGCTGTAGAGAGTGAACAGCATGACCCGATCCTGGTCATTCCTTTAGATGCTTCAGAGGATGAAGCTCCAGAGGCAaatgcagaagaagaaactgtTGTTGCTGTAGAGAGTGAACTGCCTGACTCAATCCTGGTCATTCCTTTAGATGCTTCAGAGGATGAAGCTCCAGAGGAAaatgcagaagaagaaactgCTGTTGCTGTAGAGAGTGAACAGCATGACCCGATCCTGGTCATTGCTTTAGATGTTTCAGAGGATGAAGCTCCAGAGGAAaatgcagaagaagaaactgCTGTTGCTGAGAGCGATGTAGAAAACACATCACCAGAACAGCAGGATCTGGAAGATCCAGTCCCAGCTGCATCAATCCCCATTATTCCTGTCGGGGCTTCAGAAAATGAAGCTTCAAAGGGAAATGCAGCAGAACAAGCTGCTCCAAAAGAACTTTTACTTACATGTACTTGTAAAATCCCTGGTGGCAGTACTAAGGTAGGActtgctgctcctcctctgacACCAGAAGAAGAGAAATTTGTTGTAGTCGTCCCTGCAGAACTTGAGACGGAGGAGGCAGTTCAAGGGGAATCTGCTGTTATTGTTCCTGTAGAACCTGCTGAACCGGAGTCGGATCAAGAGGAACAAGAGGAAACAATCTCTATCATTTTTGCAGAAACAAAAGAGGAAGCTCCAGAGGAAGATGCAAGAGAGGAAGAAGTTGCCCCGGTAGTCCTGGAAGAAAATGCTgaagtggaagaagaagaatctgTTGCCGTCTTTCC
This portion of the Sebastes fasciatus isolate fSebFas1 chromosome 1, fSebFas1.pri, whole genome shotgun sequence genome encodes:
- the LOC141776523 gene encoding uncharacterized protein LOC141776523; the encoded protein is MLKASFLLLLTLLLNVQLCSAPPIPAKGVQCSGPGPEELAPVTEDHIEEKEPVQEKLIPVVADEAAPSPKESPAEEDIPVIAKEPEPSFLEDQVHDGADEAQDPAPQEPLAAAPQESTEEEPVPEEVAFAEASPDETTEEAAPAVAIDSEQHDSDLVIPLDASEDEAPEANAEEETVVAVESELPDSILVIPLDASEDEAPEENAEEETVVAVESEQHDSILVIPLDASEDEAPEENAEEETVVAVESEQHDPILVIPLDASEDEAPEENAEEETVVAVESEQHDPILVIPLDASEDEAPEANAEEETVVAVESEQHDPILVIPLDASEDEAPEANAEEETVVAVESELPDSILVIPLDASEDEAPEENAEEETAVAVESEQHDPILVIALDVSEDEAPEENAEEETAVAESDVENTSPEQQDLEDPVPAASIPIIPVGASENEASKGNAAEQAAPKELLLTCTCKIPGGSTKVGLAAPPLTPEEEKFVVVVPAELETEEAVQGESAVIVPVEPAEPESDQEEQEETISIIFAETKEEAPEEDAREEEVAPVVLEENAEVEEEESVAVFPVELENEEEGQVEPAAEQTAPQESAPDDPAVIVPLDHAEKEEQVIEESIPIVSPEAPEEEEAPEEAVGVPVLIVPEENAEEDPVTNEEPLPGAPEDQESVVLDTEEEGQVEQAAGETLETPAVIVLVEPTCEEPAPEDPILIIPLEDLEEGAQEEEVQSDPLPKETALEEDTVGDSDAEILVTSVSETPSENDTIEGAQDPGQEVPVAATEILIEAPAEHPAPAVPEARIVPAPHGTSMKTRSGDLKAAAILIEDKPVGKNPALSYLQNDDVNVWFC